The sequence AAGTGAAATgacgaaaatgaaaaaatatgtgGGGATCATTTTTAGCCACGACTTCAACTCGTCGCAATaagtgtttttccttttcacaaaatctcacttcAAGAGTGTGATCTCACTACAACAGGACTAATTCATTTGCTACAGACGTCCTTTGTGTGATCAGTTAGGTATTTTCCACCATGGTatgcttggaaaaaaaaatttgtgtgatCAGTTTGAATTATTTGAAGATGATTGCCTTGTTTTCATGCAGTGAAAGGCCGAAAGGGTAATTGGACCTTTTTGTTTCGATGTAGAGGAAGTTTGACGGCTGCATTATGTGAGATTGAAGTGAAGAAACCATAAAATCTATCCCTTACATCCATCTGGATCTGACATTATTTTTCAGGTAAAATTCAGTATATATGTGATGTTTGTATCATAGACAGGCTAGGAGAGATGGAGCTTCAACATTTCAAGCACGACCATCCATTCTTCCTTAATGAAGAGGGGGAATCACCTTTTTGTCGACTGTGCAACGAAAGAGTCTCCAGTCCTAATTACAGTTGCAGAGTGTTACCGGGTCGTCCTTCATAAATCCTGTTTTGAATTACCTACCGAATTGCAACACCCATTGCACCCAAAACATCCTCTTACTGTCATCTCTTCAAAACTAATTTTGAACAAATCGGGACAGATATGTGGAAGTTGCAAACGTAGACTTTTGGGCTTCACTTACAATTGCTCTCACTGTGAATTTAATCTTTGTATTAAATGCTCTTCTCTGCCACTCACCAAAGAAGCTGAAGTCCATGAACACCCGTTGACCCTTATGCTGAATTATTCCAATTCAGTTGTGATCGTTGTGCGAAGCAAGGCAATGACATGTTTTACTTTTGTGCTCCGTGTTCATTCGTTGTCCACCCAGACTGTACTTCCTTACCATCAATTGAACAACCGCCCACCCTCGAAACTGAAATTCATGACCACCCTTTGACACTACTGCAGAAATCATTTCCATTCACTTGTAATGTTTGTGGGAGGGTAAGCTGTAGCATGTTTTACTTTTGTAACATGTATTCATTTTTCGCTCACTCGGGTTGCGCTTCCTTACCACTAGTAGTCAAAGTTATAAGGCATGAACACCCTATCAACCTCACCTACTCCATTCCAGCCACTCAATCGAGCCGCGTAGTTTGCAAACTCTGTGTTGACACAGTGAACACGAACTACGCGATCTATTATTGCTCGAGTTGTGATTTTGTTGCCCACCTCCATTGTGCTACAAGCAAGGCAGAGAGAGATGATCAAACGCTTCTGCAgaattttgaagataaagagTTTTGTGAGTCATCAAAACCTATATTGGAATGTGAAGACATAGGAACTGATGAATCCATTGGCTCATCAACGTTTATTGTCAAAATGATCAAAGTTGGGGTAGACGGAATAGAAATAGCTACAAAAATCAAACATTTCAGTCATGAGCATGACTTAGAGCTCATTGACAAGCATGGGATCAACGAGAAATGTGAAGGGTGTGTGCGGTccatttttcctcctttttacACTTGCGCTCAATGTGGATTCTTTCTTCATAAATCTTGTGTTGAATTATCAAGAAAAATCCGACACCCACTTCACTTACCATTGTGGTAAATGCGATTTTCACCTTGATGTCCAGTGTAGTCTAATCCCTATATGTTTAAACATGCTTGTCATGAACATCAACTTATTCTTTCGACGCTGTCGTATTATTGGAAATGTAGTTGTTGTGGTTTGGATCAAGGATACAAATTCCTTTGTGCCGATTGTGAATTCATTGTGGACTTCAAATGTTTAACACTGTCATATACGACAAGATACAGAGAACATGAGCATCCTTTCACACTTTGCTATACTCCAGAAGAAGACTCTGGTGAATATTATTGTGATATctgtgaagaagaaagagacCCAACGTATTGGTTCTACTATTGTGCAGATTGCCTTTACCGAACTCATCCCAAATGCATTCTCAAGAAATTCAGAAATATCAAGTTTGAGAAAGCTTGCACATTTGATATCCACCAACATCCCCTTACTTTGGTTCGGAAGACTGAACATGAGCCTCTGTGTAAGAAATGTGGCAAAGCTTGTACAAACCCCTTTTCTTATGAATGTGTCAAATGTAATTTCAATTTTCACGAAAACTGCTTGCGACCATCTACCACCTGAAAGGAGAAAGAACTCCCTTAAGGCTTATGTATCCACTTTCACTTTCTTGTTGAACAAAAATTTGTTCTTATTAGctaatatttttgtgtaattttttagagattaatttttccttttcttgtaaaaaatgTGGTTGCATTTAATTTAGCTTGATATCTATATTTGTAACAATGATGAGAAGGATCGATGACATGCATGGTACTTTCCTTGAAATGGAAAGTGGAAAGTATGCTGATTAAAACCTAAATCCATATTTCCCAAGTAGCCACTTTACTTTCATCAACTACGAGGTTTGGCTGGCTGGTTCCTTCGAATTTTCCCATTGACTACCCAAAGCAAGCCTTTTCTATCACTTGGCATATAGGTTTGATTTTTCTTAAACATGTTATGTATTTggttttatgttattatttatttttttaagcaagtttatatattaataacaaataGAGGAATACAAGAGCACAGGGTGGGAGATCCCAATAAACACCTCTTAATAACTAGTAcagtgcaaaaaaaaaagaaaaggggcaCCAGGAACATACAAATGTTCCCTATCCTTTCCCGCTAAGGGTGAGCCACACAAAGTGACCGTTTTACTACAAGGGCAATGCTACTCTACCGCCCAGCATTTACTGCTGGGCGTGCtgcccagtttttttttttaaatacatttaaatatttttaaaaaataaaaaaaatacatcaatacatttaaaaacacttccttaatcactaagtaaaaaaaaaaaaaaaaaattttaccaAGCGGTCAAGTTGGAGCGacatactagcattttccttattaCAATCTGACAAGTGAATTGTGAACCCGGTCAGGGGCAGAGTCCTTGGTGGTTGGTGTGGTTGTATATCTAAGAATGAattatataatgataatatctAAAAATCAAGGGGATTCAGAGGCCGATAAGGAAAAACAAGGAGTTAATGGAGGAAACAGTTGAAAATAGaattgcagaagttattactgAAGGAAATAAGGACAAAGTTAGGGTGCAACACCAAATGTACACCCAAATATGTACAccgatttttttctttttcttttttttctttttgttgcttttaaacattttttaaatatctttaaccattaagaaaaaaataaaaaaatatatttaaatttattaatagtcacttcttaatcatattatatatatatatatgagtgaaaACATTTGGAAGTCATACAAGCATTTTCAAAATCACGGAGAAGACTCTTAAGGAGAGAATCCCAAAGCAGATAGAGAGGGAGAAGGGTTTATAAGTGCGGTAGAAAACACGGGGATGGGCCAAGAGGGAAAAAGTTAGAAAACAGAATATAAATCAGAACTTGGGCGGAGAAGTACTACAATTAGCAAAGAACAACATAGATTGAGGAACCAGCCCACGAAAGGTTTCAAATAACAaaggtattatatatagtaagatCCTAACGAGAAGAAACTGGGAGAGGAGAGTCTTGATTAATGATGGTAGGTCTACAATGAATTCAATGGATCCCCCCCTCTCTATAACGCTAGATTGGGATTCATTTACAAATGTTTGTTCAACACGAACTCGTAACATTTATAGCATATTTGGACAgttaaaatatctcaaaatatctttaaataataataaaatagtttgaattaaattaaaatgttttattagatttttaaaaatgagagaaaaatttgaataaaaatattataaaattataaaattatttgaatattatttttgttttaaaatttgaaaaaactgtattattttttgtgttttgtatgagaatttaataaaactGTAACGAtcaagtaatgattagatgaaaatgtagaagattgaaattgaaatattgataaaaatgtattatttttctataagcTTTTCTTGCTTCTTCCATACTGCGCATCTCCATCTCATCCAAATCATCCTTTCAAACAAGCATAAATGTCTCATTTGCAAGATATACATCAGCCGTAGAGTAGAAGTTATATGTATCTGCAGACTCAACCCAGTCCCTCTCAAACAACATATTGGTTAATTGTTTGTAATGTTTATCGTCTCAAATTCCTCCTAAAGATATCTCTCATATGACCTCACAATTcattgttcttcattttctgtTGTCTCAATTTGTGACTCATAGCTATGTAATTTCCAAGAGcagccaaaaataaaataaaatacaaatgcaGTTGTAAAGATGCTGTAAGAGAGTCTTAGTAATATACAGTGacaattccttttttttttttttttttatttattgtttcaaGTTGTGAATCATCATTGCAAATTGAAATAAACACCGATGTCTCATAGAGATTCTCAGTGTATAGTTTATACCAGCCTTAAATTAAGGTTTTagtgaagaaaaatgatttgtacaaatcccaaatagacaagtctcatacaagcctttgtaaaaaagtgaaccccactttaaaaaagtgtaaaaaaatctattatttattagtgggacctattgttttataaaagcCTTGTATagaacttgtctatttgagacttgtatctagcattactcgtgAGTGAAATCTAGGGAATAAGGATTTCAAAAGTAGTCAGAGAGAGGATATGACTTGAAGTAGAAAAGGAAGGggaaaaacagagagaagaaactaaggttgttctcttctgtgtgaATGGTGATGTGAAAAAGATGGGCAGAGTGGTTATGGGCtcaaaagaagatgaagtaccaagaaaccaaaaagaaaagaagacgaCAATGAGAAAGACACCCCTTCCCCAAACCTGCGCAGACCACCATTCAATTTTTAGTTTCACTCGTAAACTTTGAGTTAATGCAACTCCATGTTGGGTCATCATGAGTCTCTCTCAACCCCAAAAGTTAGCTTAAGAGGTGAGGTTTCCCCTCACATTTATAAACTGACCACCGGCCCTTTCCACAACCGATGTAGGACAACTCCAATAATCTCCCCCTCACACATTTGGCCCTGTGTCGCAGCGACAACCCTTTTTTCCCTCAGACTGTTGGACCTAATTGTTGGAAAACCTCTGCACTAATACTAGTGTTGGATGAGGCATTGAAAGTGACACCCAAATAGAGATTAAATGCCAAATTTCCCAGACCTAGTGGCATGCCATAGTAAACAAGTCCGACGCCGAAAGCTATCAGTACCATAACCGCCGACAACCTTTGAAAAACCCATTTTTTCTCCACCAAGATCTTAACAGTGGACTAAAGATTGGCGTTGCAAGTTTCTTGCTCAAATGACATTCCGAAAGAGTTCCAGTATATTGTAATGTATAGtatattacatataaataatatctagtAATCTAAAGTATATTACATAtagtatagtaataatattcttgatcgataatatattcacaatatataACAACTATATTATCAATCTCTGTATGTAAGTTAGAGATACTAGCATTAATTTCTAAACGTAACTCGGACATGGCAGTACGGATCTCCATAAGCACTACATCAATCACCGCTAATGTCGGTCTGCTGATCTCTGCACGCACTATATCTGCCATCTCCTCACGAGTAGCTGTGTGTGATGCCTCAGCCTGCATGGATGTCTTCACAGTCAACACTCCACGAAATCCCAAGTGTGCATCTCTCTGAGTATCAACCGGGTTTGGAATAGGACCACGAAGATGAAGTCTCGAGTGTCTTGTGCTTCATGACAGGGTGGAGGAGTTGATTAGTCTCATCGACTCCCAAACAAGCTGAGCAATATCGATAAAAAATCGTGCGATCAGGATTCCGAATGGCAATATATCCGTCGTAATGTACCGGACCTCTGATCCCTAATGAATATATAACCCACTAAGTCGATATGAACCCCACAAGCGACGCGTAGCATAAAATTCGCTCAATCCATGCCAACCTTTGTCTTATATTGCCGAGGATCAATGTTGTTGGAGATGATcaagttcatgatcttgaagaaatcaGATAGATCTGTCTATTTGATGCTCTTCGTCCCATCATAGGGAGGAACATCTGAACCAACAACCAACTGCTTCACCTCATGATCAGATAAGTCGTCGAGTGCATCTATATAAGATCCCTCATCCTCAACCGTCTCCCCATCACTTGAAGCTGGAGACTCTCTGGACACCACTTTCAGATATGCAGTGCGCAATCAAGGAATATCAATAAAATCAGCAAGCTCTTTATGGTGTATGACCCTCGGATTGTGTATGCCCCTCTGTCATCAGGTCTGGCACCACCAAattctttatagaactcagagACGATGTCAAGTTAAGAAACGAGGTCTCATGCTTCGTCCTTCTGGTCGAGGATTGTGTCCAACCACGAACAATGAAGACTGATGTTAATGAATGACCCTCCCGATAAGagttagaaagagaaaaatcttCACCTGACGctctaataaaataatcctcTCTCGAATTGTTTTGATGGAAGGTTGTCCTGGTCTGCCACGTTTACAtcccctataagacattatcaacctaaaatttaaaaaataaaatatatatgcaacattagttataaaatataatacatgaatattcacaaaattatatactaattaaaacAATGAGAAACTGTTTTCTATTATACTGTTCGTTCAAATCCCtaacccgttcgaacgttataattttTACAGTACCGTTCGAaacatatatgttcgaacactaaaattaaattcagtTCGCACGTATGGTGAACCGACCAACCGTTCGACGTTTGAGTTCCTACCATTCGAATGCATACAAACTCGTTCGATCAGTATATGGATCGAACTTAGCCATgcctgagtcaactcagtgccctgaaaatgaaaggaatccACCGATTTCTTTCATTCTTCCAAAAATAACAAGTGCACAACACTCATTTAACAACCTACGGTGGATTCTCGGCCACCTATGGTGGCCATCAAAGGAAAAACTAAGTTTtcctatttttaaaaaataatctaacaaaACCTATATAAATCAACCATTACT comes from Juglans microcarpa x Juglans regia isolate MS1-56 chromosome 8S, Jm3101_v1.0, whole genome shotgun sequence and encodes:
- the LOC121244236 gene encoding uncharacterized protein LOC121244236, with the protein product MFYFCAPCSFVVHPDCTSLPSIEQPPTLETEIHDHPLTLLQKSFPFTCNVCGRVSCSMFYFCNMYSFFAHSGCASLPLVVKVIRHEHPINLTYSIPATQSSRVVCKLCVDTVNTNYAIYYCSSCDFVAHLHCATSKAERDDQTLLQNFEDKEFCESSKPILECEDIGTDESIGSSTFIVKMIKVGVDGIEIATKIKHFSHEHDLELIDKHGINEKCEGCVRSIFPPFYTCAQCGFFLHKSCVELSRKIRHPSNPYMFKHACHEHQLILSTLSYYWKCSCCGLDQGYKFLCADCEFIVDFKCLTLSYTTRYREHEHPFTLCYTPEEDSGEYYCDICEEERDPTYWFYYCADCLYRTHPKCILKKFRNIKFEKACTFDIHQHPLTLVRKTEHEPLCKKCGKACTNPFSYECVKCNFNFHENCLRPSTT